One region of Mucilaginibacter gotjawali genomic DNA includes:
- a CDS encoding sigma-70 family RNA polymerase sigma factor: MTPTPSTANPQQWVALHADYLYAFALTRIGDEEQARDLVQETFLSALEGLDKFEYKSAERTWLTAIMKNKIMDVYRKRSKQPLTKSIDAMEGESQFFEPGMNNWKKEEWPAAFGIEDADPLQNKELQKILRACIQKLPPLWLSIFSMKHVDDESTTTICSELKVSDANFWVIIHRAKVNLRACLQKNWN; encoded by the coding sequence ATGACACCAACACCATCAACAGCAAATCCCCAGCAATGGGTAGCCTTACATGCTGATTATCTATACGCTTTCGCGTTAACGCGTATCGGGGATGAGGAGCAGGCGCGTGATTTAGTGCAGGAAACTTTTTTGTCGGCCCTGGAAGGGCTGGATAAATTTGAGTACAAAAGCGCTGAACGCACATGGTTAACTGCCATAATGAAAAATAAGATTATGGATGTCTATCGTAAAAGATCAAAACAACCTCTAACTAAAAGTATCGACGCTATGGAAGGGGAATCACAATTTTTCGAGCCCGGAATGAATAACTGGAAAAAAGAAGAATGGCCGGCAGCATTCGGCATCGAAGACGCTGACCCGCTGCAAAATAAGGAACTCCAAAAGATCTTACGGGCCTGCATACAAAAGCTTCCGCCCTTATGGCTTTCCATTTTCTCTATGAAACATGTGGATGACGAATCCACTACGACCATTTGTTCGGAACTAAAGGTATCAGACGCAAACTTTTGGGTGATCATCCATCGCGCAAAAGTCAATTTGAGGGCTTGTCTTCAAAAAAACTGGAATTAA
- the trxB gene encoding thioredoxin-disulfide reductase yields the protein MLPETEHVKCLIIGSGPAGYTAAIYAARADLKPVLYTGVIAGGQLTQTTEVENYPGYPDGIQGPEMMENFRKQAERLGADIRYGYITSVDFSSLPHKVVVDESKVITADAVIISTGASAKWLGLESEQKYNGFGVSACAVCDGFFFKGQDVAIVGAGDTAAEEATYLAKLCSKVYMLVRRDEFRASRAMVNRVLNTPNIELIYDTETQEILGDGLNVTGVKVLNNKSQQERVLDITGFFVAIGHHPNTDIFRGWIHMDEVGYIKTTPGSTTTNIEGVFCCGDAQDHIYRQAVTAAGSGCMAAIDAERYLAAKEHMVTA from the coding sequence ATGTTACCAGAAACAGAACATGTAAAATGCCTGATCATTGGCTCAGGCCCGGCAGGTTATACTGCCGCCATATATGCCGCGCGTGCAGATTTAAAGCCCGTCTTATACACCGGCGTGATTGCGGGCGGGCAATTGACTCAAACTACCGAGGTGGAAAATTATCCCGGTTACCCCGATGGTATCCAGGGACCGGAAATGATGGAAAATTTCCGTAAACAGGCGGAACGTTTAGGCGCCGACATCCGGTACGGTTACATCACCTCGGTGGATTTTTCAAGTTTGCCCCATAAAGTGGTTGTCGATGAAAGCAAGGTGATCACGGCCGATGCGGTGATCATTTCCACCGGCGCGTCCGCAAAATGGCTTGGTTTGGAATCGGAACAAAAGTACAATGGTTTCGGCGTATCTGCTTGTGCTGTTTGCGACGGCTTTTTCTTTAAAGGACAGGATGTGGCCATTGTTGGCGCGGGTGACACCGCGGCTGAAGAGGCGACCTACCTGGCAAAGCTTTGCAGTAAGGTCTATATGCTGGTCAGGCGCGATGAGTTCCGTGCATCGAGGGCAATGGTTAACCGGGTGTTAAATACGCCGAACATTGAACTGATCTATGATACGGAAACGCAGGAGATCCTTGGCGATGGGCTGAACGTGACCGGTGTAAAAGTACTCAACAATAAAAGCCAGCAGGAAAGGGTCCTGGATATTACCGGATTCTTTGTGGCCATCGGCCATCATCCCAACACGGATATTTTCAGGGGCTGGATACATATGGATGAGGTCGGTTACATCAAAACCACGCCTGGCTCAACCACGACCAATATTGAAGGTGTGTTTTGCTGCGGAGATGCGCAGGATCATATTTACCGGCAAGCGGTAACTGCGGCCGGCAGCGGCTGCATGGCAGCCATCGACGCAGAACGTTACCTGGCTGCTAAAGAACATATGGTGACCGCCTGA
- a CDS encoding protein-disulfide reductase DsbD domain-containing protein, producing the protein MKKIILIIAMALVGTSAFSQIEKPVKWSFAIKKENKNEAIVFLKAEIQSSWHIYSLDQKEGGPIKTTFTFAPSLDYSLVGKASQPSPRTRFESAFNMNVSYFENAVIFRQKIRLKSGKGTLHGKLEFMTCNNQKCLPPEDLDFSINL; encoded by the coding sequence ATGAAAAAGATAATATTGATCATAGCGATGGCCCTGGTAGGGACAAGCGCTTTTAGTCAGATCGAAAAGCCTGTAAAATGGTCTTTCGCCATCAAAAAAGAAAATAAGAATGAAGCTATCGTCTTTCTAAAGGCGGAGATACAAAGCAGCTGGCACATTTATTCGCTGGATCAAAAAGAGGGAGGCCCGATTAAAACGACCTTCACCTTTGCGCCATCCCTAGATTATTCGCTGGTTGGCAAAGCCAGCCAGCCCTCTCCACGCACCAGGTTTGAGAGTGCATTCAATATGAATGTATCCTATTTTGAAAATGCGGTGATCTTCCGGCAAAAGATCCGGCTCAAGTCCGGCAAAGGCACCCTGCATGGAAAGTTGGAGTTTATGACCTGCAATAATCAAAAGTGCCTGCCGCCTGAAGATCTTGATTTTTCAATAAACCTTTAA
- the msrB gene encoding peptide-methionine (R)-S-oxide reductase MsrB — translation MKSIIILSALMLIAITGAFAQHLKSASGHANNPYYSNTDTKKLNISDAEWKKILPPALYATAREQATEQPFTGQYWNKDAKGTYYCAVCGNELFKSDAKFSSTCGWPSFFAPTRKNSVIYRDDQSHGMERTEVTCARCGSHLGHIFDDGPAPTYKRFCMNSVSLDFQPDGLASK, via the coding sequence ATGAAATCAATCATCATTTTGTCAGCCTTGATGCTGATCGCAATAACCGGCGCTTTCGCGCAACACCTGAAGTCTGCAAGCGGACATGCGAACAACCCCTATTACTCTAACACGGATACCAAAAAGCTCAATATATCTGACGCCGAATGGAAAAAGATACTGCCACCTGCATTATATGCTACAGCAAGGGAACAGGCTACCGAACAGCCCTTTACCGGGCAGTACTGGAATAAGGATGCCAAAGGCACCTACTATTGTGCTGTCTGCGGTAATGAGCTTTTTAAATCTGACGCCAAATTTTCCAGCACCTGCGGTTGGCCAAGCTTTTTTGCCCCGACCAGAAAAAACAGTGTGATCTACCGGGATGACCAAAGCCACGGCATGGAACGTACAGAAGTGACCTGCGCCCGTTGTGGCTCTCATTTGGGCCATATTTTCGACGATGGGCCTGCGCCAACCTACAAACGCTTCTGCATGAACTCCGTCTCCCTGGATTTTCAGCCCGACGGTTTGGCCAGTAAATAA
- the msrA gene encoding peptide-methionine (S)-S-oxide reductase MsrA has protein sequence MKKIICYILLTVSGACAAFAQSPKEKSQSSIKAAHLDTATLATGCFWCTEAKFKELRGVVKVTSGFAGGHTVNPTYEQVCTGTTGHAEACNIVFDPKQISFDELLEVFFTDHDPTQLNRQGNDVGTQYRSAIFYHNSAQKQKAQYYIKKINDEKAYPNPVVTQVVPFTVFYKAEGYHQNYFSKNGDVPYCKLVIQPELDKFRKAFANKLKTSNK, from the coding sequence ATGAAAAAGATCATTTGCTATATCCTGTTAACGGTGTCTGGTGCCTGTGCAGCATTTGCCCAATCGCCAAAAGAAAAAAGTCAATCCAGTATTAAGGCGGCACATTTAGATACGGCCACATTGGCTACCGGTTGCTTCTGGTGCACCGAAGCAAAATTCAAAGAGTTGCGTGGTGTGGTAAAGGTAACGTCCGGTTTCGCCGGAGGCCACACTGTTAACCCTACCTATGAACAGGTATGTACCGGCACTACAGGTCACGCCGAGGCTTGTAACATCGTATTCGATCCCAAACAGATCAGTTTTGATGAATTGCTGGAAGTGTTCTTTACGGATCATGACCCTACACAATTAAACAGGCAGGGTAATGACGTAGGCACCCAATACCGCTCGGCAATCTTCTATCATAACAGCGCTCAAAAACAAAAGGCGCAGTATTACATCAAAAAAATCAATGACGAGAAGGCCTATCCAAACCCGGTTGTGACCCAGGTAGTTCCCTTCACCGTTTTTTATAAAGCGGAAGGCTATCACCAGAATTACTTCAGTAAAAACGGAGATGTTCCTTACTGCAAGCTAGTCATCCAGCCGGAACTGGATAAGTTCAGAAAAGCATTTGCCAATAAATTAAAAACCTCTAATAAATAA
- a CDS encoding TlpA disulfide reductase family protein has product MKNIIMLSGMLALSVSLFSCKDNAAFTISGTIKNPAKLKTVYLLGADSSAQFKAIDSSAINADGSYKFRHASAYVNLYKLKADTTQFDLVAQNGDAIELNTDLADSQHQYKIAGSETSEKIKAFDDFSKTFTDKNNKVVAEFNAKSQQAGQQPDSLLKVYMPLFQKNLSVYSDAVLKFIDDNKYSLAAFYASAALDAVKYESKLIAYADDIRVNKDLNKNPVIRNFITAMDKIKPLSVGHKAPDFTISSIDGKTVKLSDYKGKYVMVDFWASWCVPCRQENPNVLKQYNTFHSKGFNVLGVSLDKDKAAWQKAVNDDKLAWTQTSDLQSFQGTVEQLYHIEAIPSNFIIDPQGNIAAKNIRGADLEAFLNKTIH; this is encoded by the coding sequence ATGAAAAACATAATCATGCTATCCGGTATGCTGGCTTTAAGTGTGTCGCTGTTTTCCTGCAAGGATAACGCCGCATTTACCATCTCCGGGACCATCAAAAATCCGGCAAAACTCAAAACAGTTTACTTACTGGGCGCAGACAGTTCGGCGCAGTTTAAAGCAATTGACTCATCCGCTATAAATGCTGATGGCAGCTATAAGTTCAGGCATGCTTCAGCTTACGTCAATTTATATAAACTAAAAGCTGATACCACGCAGTTTGACCTGGTGGCGCAAAACGGTGATGCGATTGAACTGAATACCGACCTGGCTGACAGCCAGCATCAATATAAGATCGCCGGTTCTGAAACCTCTGAAAAAATAAAAGCATTCGATGATTTCAGCAAGACTTTTACAGATAAGAACAACAAGGTAGTAGCCGAGTTCAATGCCAAATCTCAGCAGGCGGGGCAGCAACCGGATTCCTTATTGAAAGTTTATATGCCCCTGTTCCAAAAGAACCTGTCTGTTTACAGCGATGCGGTTTTAAAATTTATCGATGACAATAAATATTCGCTTGCAGCATTCTATGCGTCTGCAGCACTGGATGCCGTGAAGTATGAGTCCAAACTGATCGCTTATGCGGATGATATCAGGGTCAATAAGGATTTGAATAAAAATCCGGTTATCCGGAATTTTATAACGGCCATGGACAAAATCAAACCATTGTCAGTTGGCCATAAAGCACCGGACTTCACGATCAGCAGCATTGATGGCAAGACGGTGAAACTATCTGATTATAAAGGCAAATATGTCATGGTCGATTTCTGGGCGTCCTGGTGCGTACCCTGCAGGCAGGAAAATCCCAATGTATTAAAACAGTACAATACCTTTCACTCCAAGGGTTTCAATGTGCTTGGCGTATCGCTGGATAAAGATAAGGCAGCATGGCAAAAAGCGGTCAATGACGACAAGCTCGCCTGGACACAAACTTCCGACCTGCAAAGCTTCCAGGGTACAGTTGAACAGCTTTATCATATCGAGGCTATTCCCTCCAACTTTATTATTGACCCGCAGGGGAATATCGCCGCCAAAAATATCAGGGGAGCTGACCTCGAAGCATTCCTGAACAAAACCATCCATTAA
- a CDS encoding protein-disulfide reductase DsbD family protein, protein MKNHIKTHLKRLPYLLLVLFCLLTVSVQAASSKQKADSVSTADVQFKPLTADTTSMPAKHVVQASIRNHSAAKIAGVTTPVKKSLSLWTIFIAGFIGGLAALLLPCIFPMLPLTVGFFTKRHSNPKKGILDAAIYGLSIILIYVGLGMLITVIFGADALNALSTNGIFNFVFFLLLVVFAASFFGAFEITLPNKWANKAEENTERKGFAGIFFMAAALALVSFSCTGPIIGTLLVQAATSGARLGPAVGMLGFSIALSFPFVLFALFPSWLNNLPKSGGWLNSVKVFLGFLELGLSLKFLSNVDLTYHWHLFDREVFLVLWIVIAALTGFYLLGKLKFGHDSDVAYISVPRLFLAIIVLSFSVYMVPGLWGAPLKSIAAFLPPQASQDFDLYTPTLSGGNSNAVSTITSNEAPHKYANLFDKPLNLNPFFDYKEGVAYAQKVHKPVIIDFTGHACVNCRKMEATVWPDKKVLPLLKDSYVLIQLYVDDKTELPANEQYVSSFSHRKVTNIGALNSDIQATRFNTNSQPYYVLLNPVTETTLVTPEGADYDPAAYYTYLQSGLNLFK, encoded by the coding sequence ATGAAAAATCACATAAAAACTCACCTAAAAAGACTGCCATATTTATTATTGGTATTATTTTGTTTGCTGACTGTAAGCGTACAGGCAGCAAGTTCTAAGCAAAAAGCTGACAGCGTTAGCACGGCTGATGTGCAGTTTAAGCCACTGACAGCGGACACAACCTCAATGCCTGCAAAACATGTTGTACAGGCCAGCATCCGAAACCATTCAGCCGCAAAAATTGCCGGTGTAACTACCCCGGTTAAAAAGTCGCTGAGCTTATGGACGATATTTATTGCCGGCTTTATCGGCGGTCTAGCAGCTTTATTGCTGCCTTGTATATTCCCGATGCTCCCGCTTACCGTTGGCTTTTTTACCAAACGGCACAGCAATCCTAAAAAGGGCATATTGGATGCAGCCATTTATGGTCTGTCTATCATCCTGATCTATGTAGGACTGGGTATGCTGATCACCGTGATCTTTGGTGCTGATGCATTAAACGCCCTTTCCACAAATGGCATCTTCAACTTTGTTTTCTTCCTGCTGCTGGTGGTGTTCGCTGCCTCCTTCTTCGGCGCATTTGAAATTACGCTGCCTAACAAATGGGCAAACAAAGCGGAAGAGAATACGGAAAGAAAGGGATTTGCCGGCATATTTTTCATGGCAGCCGCGCTTGCTTTGGTTTCTTTTAGCTGTACCGGGCCAATCATCGGCACACTATTGGTGCAGGCAGCAACCTCAGGGGCCCGGCTGGGCCCGGCAGTAGGCATGCTGGGATTTTCGATTGCTTTGTCTTTCCCGTTCGTATTGTTTGCACTGTTCCCATCCTGGTTAAATAACCTCCCAAAATCGGGCGGCTGGTTAAACAGCGTTAAAGTGTTCCTTGGTTTCCTGGAACTGGGGTTGTCGTTGAAATTCCTGAGCAACGTGGATCTGACCTATCACTGGCATTTATTTGACAGGGAAGTGTTCCTGGTACTTTGGATCGTGATCGCAGCTTTAACAGGGTTTTACCTATTGGGTAAATTGAAGTTCGGCCATGATTCGGACGTGGCTTACATATCTGTGCCACGATTGTTCCTGGCTATCATCGTCCTTTCATTTTCCGTTTATATGGTACCGGGACTTTGGGGTGCGCCTTTAAAATCAATCGCGGCATTCCTGCCACCGCAGGCCAGCCAGGATTTTGATTTGTATACGCCCACATTATCGGGCGGTAACAGCAATGCCGTTTCTACGATAACGTCTAACGAAGCTCCGCACAAGTACGCCAACCTTTTTGATAAACCATTAAACCTGAATCCATTCTTTGATTACAAGGAAGGCGTTGCTTATGCGCAGAAAGTGCACAAACCGGTCATCATTGATTTTACAGGACATGCCTGTGTTAACTGCCGTAAAATGGAAGCAACCGTATGGCCTGATAAAAAGGTGCTGCCATTATTGAAAGACAGCTACGTGCTGATCCAGCTTTATGTTGATGACAAAACAGAACTGCCGGCAAATGAGCAGTATGTCAGCAGCTTCAGCCACCGGAAGGTCACCAATATAGGTGCGTTGAACAGCGATATCCAGGCAACCCGTTTCAACACCAATTCCCAGCCCTATTATGTATTGCTTAACCCGGTTACAGAAACAACACTGGTAACACCTGAAGGCGCTGATTATGATCCGGCAGCCTATTATACTTACCTGCAATCAGGCCTTAATTTATTCAAATAA
- a CDS encoding HAMP domain-containing sensor histidine kinase, with protein MKTKSTGIFSRIGVFVFLVITTLGVLFVVVTYNATSDYFQASTQLLNKDVAANIARLSAPFSKDGIDHKKADSVFNSTMIISPNTEVYFLDTMGNVKYYYAPDSLIKERKVPVAQIEAYLSDHLHLIKNADPRDPGNPKIFSAAPVSFQNQKIGYIYVILAGMEYRSVAEFVFKSQVGGWATKVFFIIILATVVFSLLYTSRLQKRFNHVIYVLDQFKVGNLNVRFNIEQKDEFFPIADAFNKMVAMLDENFTRLKLLESERKNFLANISHDLRTPLAVARGYTETLLIETTASREEQVSHLEMIQNKIMQVEKLVLQLFELSKMESVNFTPQKEPFVFSEILQEVIKGAEFQARKKNITIRCENCEDSSLIDADISMMERVVQNLLENAVKYTNENGYIKVVLSREPGKLIVLLENNGKLITGELLDWIKNSAADAAMHRPKQAGLGLALVKRILYLHGFDFNAGIADDNYNRFIISINSYQKPTQKVP; from the coding sequence ATGAAAACAAAGTCTACAGGTATATTCTCACGTATAGGGGTCTTTGTATTCCTTGTCATTACCACATTGGGCGTATTATTTGTCGTGGTTACCTATAATGCGACCAGCGACTATTTCCAGGCCAGTACACAGTTATTAAATAAGGATGTCGCAGCAAATATCGCCAGGTTATCCGCACCCTTTTCAAAGGACGGGATCGATCATAAAAAAGCAGATTCGGTTTTCAACAGTACGATGATCATCAGCCCGAACACAGAGGTGTATTTCCTGGACACGATGGGCAATGTGAAGTACTATTACGCACCGGACTCCCTGATCAAGGAAAGAAAAGTTCCGGTTGCGCAAATCGAGGCCTATTTAAGCGATCATCTTCACTTAATCAAAAATGCCGACCCGAGGGATCCGGGAAACCCTAAAATATTTTCAGCGGCTCCCGTCAGCTTCCAGAATCAAAAAATTGGTTATATCTATGTGATACTGGCTGGTATGGAATACCGGAGTGTTGCCGAATTCGTGTTTAAATCGCAGGTTGGCGGATGGGCAACCAAAGTATTCTTCATCATCATCCTGGCCACGGTCGTTTTCAGTTTACTTTATACATCACGCCTGCAAAAAAGATTTAACCACGTGATTTATGTTTTAGATCAGTTCAAAGTAGGCAACCTGAATGTCCGGTTTAATATTGAACAAAAGGATGAGTTCTTCCCCATTGCCGATGCATTTAATAAGATGGTAGCGATGCTCGATGAGAATTTCACCCGGTTAAAGCTGCTGGAAAGCGAACGTAAAAACTTCCTTGCAAATATTTCGCATGACCTGCGCACACCGCTGGCAGTGGCCAGGGGTTATACGGAAACGTTACTGATCGAAACTACTGCCAGCCGGGAAGAACAGGTAAGCCACCTCGAAATGATCCAGAACAAGATCATGCAGGTGGAAAAACTGGTGCTGCAGCTTTTTGAGCTTTCCAAAATGGAATCGGTGAATTTTACACCGCAAAAAGAGCCTTTTGTGTTTTCAGAAATTCTGCAGGAAGTTATTAAAGGTGCGGAATTCCAGGCCAGGAAAAAAAACATCACCATTCGCTGCGAGAACTGCGAGGACAGCAGCCTGATCGATGCCGATATCAGTATGATGGAACGGGTAGTACAGAATCTGCTGGAAAACGCCGTAAAATACACCAACGAAAATGGGTACATCAAGGTGGTCTTATCACGTGAGCCCGGTAAACTGATCGTGCTGTTGGAAAATAACGGGAAATTGATCACCGGCGAGCTACTGGACTGGATCAAAAATAGCGCTGCGGACGCGGCTATGCACCGGCCAAAACAGGCCGGGCTCGGACTGGCGTTAGTGAAGCGCATTTTATATTTACACGGGTTTGACTTTAATGCCGGCATTGCTGATGATAATTATAATCGCTTTATTATCAGCATTAATAGTTATCAAAAACCCACACAAAAGGTACCATAA
- a CDS encoding response regulator transcription factor: MKNILLVEDDPEIAKLLQLHYKEPNYRLTHTDSGKAGLEKALTGNFDLVILDLTLPDMDGMEVCRGIRENKISSAILMLTSKSEEIDKVLALELGADDYVTKPFGVRELMARSKALIRRAEQLPQPAVEPAKEIMIKDLAIDLNLRKASLKGTRLELTHKEFDLLVILASNPGKAFTRQELLEQVWGYKFSGYEHTVTAHVNRLRIKIEADLDQPEYILTSWGIGYRFIG, encoded by the coding sequence ATGAAAAACATCCTGCTGGTTGAAGATGACCCTGAGATCGCCAAATTACTGCAGCTGCATTATAAGGAACCCAATTACCGCTTAACCCACACCGACAGCGGCAAAGCCGGATTGGAAAAAGCGCTGACCGGTAATTTCGACCTGGTCATCCTCGACCTGACCTTGCCGGATATGGACGGCATGGAAGTTTGCAGAGGTATCAGGGAAAATAAGATTTCCAGTGCCATCCTGATGCTTACTTCCAAATCTGAAGAAATCGATAAAGTACTTGCCCTGGAACTTGGGGCCGATGATTACGTAACCAAACCTTTTGGGGTCAGGGAACTGATGGCGAGGTCAAAAGCGCTTATACGGCGAGCCGAACAGTTGCCTCAACCGGCAGTAGAACCGGCTAAGGAAATAATGATCAAAGACCTGGCCATTGACCTCAACCTGAGGAAAGCATCACTGAAAGGAACGCGGCTCGAACTTACCCATAAGGAATTTGACCTGTTGGTCATCCTTGCCTCCAATCCGGGAAAAGCATTTACGAGACAGGAGCTGCTGGAACAGGTTTGGGGTTATAAGTTTTCAGGTTATGAGCATACGGTCACCGCGCATGTCAACCGGTTGAGGATTAAAATTGAGGCTGACCTCGATCAACCGGAGTATATATTAACCAGCTGGGGCATCGGCTACAGATTTATCGGATGA
- a CDS encoding thioredoxin family protein, whose protein sequence is MKKTASRLLVFFAAIGLCFYLVSCKTSYQPILNSQEGINFKVTTLANAKEAAKTQNKPLFVFAHASWCPTCKKMEQEVLIRKELGATYNQDFVNVAIDIDSPAGKELQKTYPIRATPTLFFFKADGSLAKKTEGFADVEDLQSAALQLAN, encoded by the coding sequence ATGAAAAAGACCGCTTCAAGATTATTAGTTTTTTTTGCCGCTATTGGCTTATGCTTCTACCTGGTTTCCTGTAAGACCAGCTATCAACCTATACTCAATTCACAGGAAGGGATAAATTTTAAAGTTACAACGCTGGCGAATGCCAAAGAGGCCGCGAAAACCCAAAATAAACCGCTGTTCGTTTTTGCACACGCCTCCTGGTGCCCGACCTGTAAAAAAATGGAGCAGGAGGTCCTTATCAGGAAAGAATTGGGAGCCACCTATAACCAGGACTTTGTAAATGTTGCCATCGATATTGACAGCCCTGCCGGAAAAGAGCTGCAAAAAACCTATCCGATCAGGGCCACGCCGACCTTGTTCTTCTTTAAAGCAGATGGCAGCCTTGCTAAAAAAACTGAGGGTTTCGCCGATGTTGAAGACTTGCAGTCGGCTGCACTCCAGTTAGCAAATTAA
- a CDS encoding carbon-nitrogen hydrolase family protein — MESALTIGIAQIAPVWLNREETAKKMLAYISDAANEGCRLVVFGEALLPGYPFWVELTNGALFNSPVQKELYAYYSRQAVSLSSGDLDSFCKQAKEKKIMIILGFIERAEDRGGHSLYCSLANIDADGSIGYIHRKVMPTYEERLVWAIGDGHGLQVSKLGAFTVGALNCWENWMPLIRSSLYAQGEDLHIALWPGSTRNTEDITRFIAQESRSFVVSVSGILRKQDIGADLPSSALISGNSEPWLGNGGSCIAGPDGKWVVAPLGNEEKLIITTIDQARVMEERQNFDPSGHYSRPDIAQLSITRERQRLVKFTDKD, encoded by the coding sequence ATGGAATCTGCTTTAACAATTGGCATCGCCCAGATCGCCCCCGTATGGCTTAACCGGGAAGAGACGGCCAAAAAGATGTTAGCCTATATCTCCGATGCTGCAAATGAGGGCTGTCGCCTGGTCGTCTTTGGAGAAGCCCTTTTACCCGGTTACCCGTTTTGGGTAGAACTGACAAACGGCGCGCTGTTTAATTCACCGGTTCAAAAGGAACTTTACGCTTACTATTCGCGCCAGGCGGTATCCTTAAGCTCTGGCGACCTTGACAGCTTTTGCAAGCAGGCGAAAGAAAAAAAGATCATGATCATCCTTGGATTTATCGAGCGTGCAGAAGACCGTGGCGGCCACAGTTTATATTGCTCGCTGGCCAATATTGATGCGGACGGATCGATCGGGTACATCCATCGTAAGGTGATGCCAACTTATGAAGAGCGGCTGGTTTGGGCCATTGGCGATGGTCACGGCTTGCAGGTGAGTAAACTTGGCGCATTTACCGTCGGCGCTTTAAACTGCTGGGAGAACTGGATGCCGCTTATCCGTTCTTCCCTTTATGCACAGGGCGAGGACCTGCATATCGCCCTGTGGCCCGGAAGTACCCGCAATACGGAGGATATCACCCGGTTTATCGCCCAGGAGTCGCGGTCTTTTGTGGTGTCCGTTTCGGGTATTTTAAGAAAGCAGGATATCGGCGCTGACTTACCTTCTTCCGCATTGATATCCGGGAACAGTGAGCCATGGCTTGGGAACGGTGGTTCCTGCATTGCAGGTCCTGACGGGAAGTGGGTAGTCGCTCCGCTCGGTAACGAAGAAAAGCTGATTATCACAACAATTGACCAGGCGCGGGTGATGGAAGAACGTCAGAACTTTGATCCATCGGGACATTACTCAAGGCCCGATATCGCGCAGCTCTCAATAACCCGGGAAAGGCAACGCTTGGTCAAGTTTACTGATAAGGACTAA
- a CDS encoding winged helix-turn-helix transcriptional regulator, with translation MRKTTSTNFSNETELAAICPMHNVMRVLGGRWKIALLYFIHQGHHRFGLLQKKMPFITTKMLSAQLKELEQDELVNRKIYAEMPPRVEYSLTEKAQTLLPVLEDLYNWGEQYITASGINIAK, from the coding sequence ATGCGAAAAACCACCTCAACCAACTTTTCGAACGAAACAGAGCTGGCGGCTATTTGCCCGATGCACAATGTAATGCGGGTATTGGGCGGGCGCTGGAAGATCGCCCTGCTGTATTTTATCCACCAGGGGCATCACCGTTTTGGGCTATTGCAAAAGAAAATGCCATTTATCACTACTAAAATGCTCAGCGCGCAGTTAAAAGAACTGGAGCAGGACGAACTGGTTAACCGGAAGATCTACGCCGAAATGCCCCCACGTGTCGAATATTCATTGACCGAAAAGGCACAAACCTTATTACCTGTGCTGGAAGACCTTTATAATTGGGGAGAACAATACATCACGGCCTCCGGCATAAATATCGCAAAGTAG